The DNA region CCGGGCTGGGATTATTCTTCATCTGGTTATTATTTTATAACTATTGTCACGAAAAATCGTGAATTTTTATTTGGTGAAATTCTCGGTGGTATAATGATGTTAAGCGATATGGGGAGGATTGTGGAGGAAGAATGGAAACGTTCGTTTGAAATTCGACGTGAATTGATAATTGACGAATTTGTAATCATGCCGAATCATATTCATGGGATTGTTTATGTGGATGATACAATTCGTATTGATCGCGATGATGAAAAATCCGTCGTGGTGGAGATGTACAACCAAACGCACAACGAGACGCACAGCCGTGCGTCTCCAAACGCGAACGCGTCTCCAACATCACAAGAGTAATCACAATCTGCATCGTATCGGCCTACACCAGATTATCCGCACAGTCGAAAAGATTCAACTACACAGTAATCCTAAAAAACGGAACAGTCCTCACCGGAGTAAAAGCAGTAGTCACAAAAGATTCTCTCGTCGTAACAACATCAGAAGGCTAGACAAGTGTGTTTACGAAGAAAGAAGTTTCGGAAGTGAAGAAGGGTGGTGGGGATAATAATGAGCAGTCGGCTAAAACTGAGATGAATTTGAGTAAAGGTACTGGGTAATGGAGTGATTACCAAGGTGCTATGAGTTGGGAAGACGGAAAGAAACGATGTTCAAGTTTAAGAATGAGATTACCTTCGAGGAAAGAATTAATTTTATCATACAAGAAAGGTGTAATTAAAAAATGGACACAGGAATACAAAAAGCTTGAATATGCTAAGTGGTGGACTTCGGAGGAATATGATTCAGAGTTTGTTTACTATTTTGATGGTCTGACTGATCTTGTTGAAGGTTCTATTAAGAGCCAAATCTTTCATGTTACATGCATTCGTTAATGGCTAATATACTTGTTAAAATAATTATAGTTGACAAAAGGCACACAATGAATTCAGATTACTCATGAAGCTGTTTCGCTGGGATAATGAAAAGAGTAAGCAACTAAAGTCAGAAAGAGGTTTGTCCTTTGAAGATGTTATTTATTATATCGAGGAGAGTAAGATCATTGATATAATTCATCATCCGAATCATGTAAAATACAAGGGGCAAAAGATGTTTATCCTTAACATTGATAATTATATTTATTTGGTTCCCTTTGTAGAATCTGATTCTGAAATTTTTTTAAAGACTATTATACCAAGTCGAAAAGCAACAAAACATTATTTAAAGGATATTCTAGATGAAGGCTAAGAAAATAATTTTAGATAAAGAAGAGAAAGACCTATTGGAGTCATTCGAAAAGGGAGAATGGAAAACAGTAAATGGGGTCAAAAAGGAAATTAACAAATACTCTACCTATGCAAAATTAACTCTAAAAAAGGAAAAAAGAATTAACATCCGTATTTCAGAAATAGATTTGGATAGAATTCAGCGTAAGGCGATAGAAGAAGGAATTCCCTACCAAACTTTGATTGCTAGTATGATTCATAAATATACAACCGGTAAATTACTCGAAGTAAAATAAATTATTTTCCAAAAGTTCGGTCGCCGAGCGGTGTGGTGAGCTTTGTATAATCCATGAAATTTATTGCATTATGTTGCGACCCTAGGGAGCAACATTGAGTTTGGAAAAAAATTTTGTATCGAGGTGATCACAACACCAACTCCAGCCCCAATTTTTTCATATACTTAAAATCTGCTTTATTCCAAGTAAGTAGTTTCGCCTTATGGTGAATAGCCGTTGCGGCAATGATACAATCTGCCTTAGATCCATTTTTTTGTTCTGTCTTATTATAGATATCTGCGGCAAATTCCGCTATTTCGAAACCTTCCAATTTAATGCTAAGTTTCGAATAGCTTCGATAGTGTACTTGTCTAAAGTGAAAGTAGATTTTAAAGTCATCGTAGCCATACCAGAAGTATGGTATGGTAGAT from Leptospiraceae bacterium includes:
- a CDS encoding antitoxin, with protein sequence MKAKKIILDKEEKDLLESFEKGEWKTVNGVKKEINKYSTYAKLTLKKEKRINIRISEIDLDRIQRKAIEEGIPYQTLIASMIHKYTTGKLLEVK
- a CDS encoding BrnT family toxin, with translation MKLFRWDNEKSKQLKSERGLSFEDVIYYIEESKIIDIIHHPNHVKYKGQKMFILNIDNYIYLVPFVESDSEIFLKTIIPSRKATKHYLKDILDEG
- a CDS encoding PIN domain-containing protein, translated to MEGFEIAEFAADIYNKTEQKNGSKADCIIAATAIHHKAKLLTWNKADFKYMKKLGLELVL